A genomic window from Flintibacter sp. KGMB00164 includes:
- a CDS encoding carbohydrate ABC transporter permease has translation MNKSRGLSERTSDIVLVAITAVVLIIVAYPLYYVLIASVSDPYDVYAGKTFLFPSGFTLDGYAAVFQDPNIVSGFLNSVKYTLIGTVFSVTMLYITAYPMAQRDLPGRKFFSIFFLITMYFGGGLVPTYLVVKSTGLVGSMWSLFLPGGVAVGNMIIVRNYFQNSVPKDLIEAAQIDGCSKMGIFLRIVIPLSKPILAVMAVFSMVAYWNDWFTALIYLGGKGSPLPLVMRNILIKSSASASQAATISGGYAELNKLTELLKFCSMIVAAVPMLVIYPFVQKYFEKGFMAGAVKG, from the coding sequence ATGAACAAATCGCGCGGACTGTCTGAGCGCACCAGCGATATCGTTCTGGTGGCTATCACCGCGGTGGTGCTCATCATCGTGGCCTATCCCCTCTACTATGTCCTCATTGCCTCGGTCTCCGATCCCTACGATGTGTACGCGGGCAAGACCTTCTTGTTCCCCAGCGGCTTCACCTTGGACGGATATGCGGCAGTCTTCCAGGATCCCAACATTGTCTCCGGCTTTTTGAACTCGGTGAAATACACCTTGATCGGTACCGTGTTCTCGGTGACCATGCTCTACATCACCGCCTATCCTATGGCCCAGCGTGACCTGCCCGGGCGGAAGTTTTTCAGCATCTTTTTCCTCATCACTATGTACTTTGGCGGCGGCCTGGTCCCTACCTATCTGGTGGTCAAGAGTACCGGCCTGGTGGGCAGCATGTGGTCCCTGTTCCTGCCGGGCGGTGTTGCCGTGGGCAATATGATCATTGTGCGCAACTACTTCCAGAACAGCGTCCCCAAGGACCTCATTGAGGCTGCCCAGATTGACGGCTGCTCCAAGATGGGTATTTTCCTGCGTATCGTCATTCCCCTCTCCAAACCTATCTTGGCCGTTATGGCGGTTTTCTCCATGGTGGCCTATTGGAACGACTGGTTTACCGCACTGATCTATCTGGGCGGCAAAGGCTCTCCGCTGCCTCTGGTCATGCGGAATATCCTGATTAAAAGTTCCGCCTCTGCCTCTCAGGCGGCTACCATTTCCGGCGGCTATGCGGAACTGAACAAGCTTACCGAGCTGCTGAAATTCTGCTCTATGATCGTGGCGGCAGTGCCCATGCTGGTCATTTATCCCTTTGTCCAGAAGTACTTTGAAAAGGGATTTATGGCCGGCGCGGTGAAGGGCTGA